In one Rutidosis leptorrhynchoides isolate AG116_Rl617_1_P2 chromosome 8, CSIRO_AGI_Rlap_v1, whole genome shotgun sequence genomic region, the following are encoded:
- the LOC139863467 gene encoding probable serine/threonine-protein kinase PBL7 translates to MEDDEYYKKKARITLFTIMAFASFTVVLLLLAFSYYCYLRNKLSNSLKPPKGIVDSEDKGNRNIESETTQVITEKGLQVFTFKQLLSATSGFGKSNVIGQGGFGSVYSGVLQDGRKIAVKLMDHAGKQGEEEFTVEVEMLSRLRSPYLLALIGYCSESQHRVLVYDFMANGGLQEHLYPIRGANAVPSNLDWEIRLRIALEAAKGLEYLHEHVTPPVIHRDFKSSNILLDKGFHAKVSDFGLAKLGSYKAGGHVLTRVLGTQGYVAPEYALTGHLTTKSDVYSYGVVLLELLTGKVPVDMKRSPGEAVLVSWALPYLTDRDRVVEIIDPALEGQYSMKEIVQVAAIAAMCVQSEADYRPLMADVVQSLVPLVKHQRLSTKVSNCSSISATQSPRI, encoded by the exons ATGGAGGACGACGAGTATTACAAGAAGAAGGCCAGAATTACACTTTTTACAATAATGGCATTTGCTTCATTTACAGTCGTTTTATTGCTCCTCGCCTTCAGCTACTACTGCTACTTACGCAACAAGCTCTCTAATTCCCTAAAACCTCCCAAAG GGATTGTGGACTCTGAGGATAAAGGCAATAGGAATATTGAATCAGAAACTACTCAAGTTATTACTGAAAAAGGACTACAAGTGTTTACCTTCAAACAGTTACTTTCAGCAACCAGTGGGTTTGGGAAATCAAATGTAATTGGACAGGGTGGGTTCGGGTCGGTTTACAGTGGTGTGCTTCAAGATGGGAGAAAAATAGCTGTGAAGCTCATGGATCATGCTGGAAAACAGGGCGAAGAGGAATTTACAGTCGAG GTGGAAATGCTGAGCAGGTTGCGTTCTCCATATTTACTTGCATTGATCGGTTACTGTTCAGAGAGTCAGCACAGGGTTTTGGTATATGATTTTATGGCTAATGGTGGTCTTCAAGAGCATCTGTATCCAATTCGAG GTGCTAATGCGGTTCCTTCTAATTTGGATTGGGAAATACGATTGAGAATAGCTTTAGAAGCAGCTAAAGGTTTAGAGTACCTGCATGAACACGTTACCCCTCCAGTGATTCACAGAGATTTTAAAAGCAGTAATATTCTTTTGGACAAAGGTTTTCATGCCAAAGTTTCCGACTTTGGATTGGCGAAACTTGGATCATATAAAGCTGGTGGTCATGTTTTGACTCGAGTATTGGGTACTCAAGGATACGTTGCACCTGA GTATGCTCTGACTGGCCATCTGACCACAAAATCAGACGTTTATAGTTACGGGGTTGTCCTTCTCGAGTTGCTTACTGGTAAGGTTCCAGTTGATATGAAGAGGTCACCTGGAGAAGCTGTTCTTGTATCTTGG GCTCTGCCCTATCTGACAGATAGAGATAGAGTTGTTGAGATTATCGATCCAGCACTCGAAGGTCAATATTCAATGAAGGAGATTGTACAGGTGGCAGCAATAGCAGCAATGTGTGTTCAGTCAGAAGCAGATTATAGACCATTAATGGCAGATGTTGTTCAATCTTTAGTCCCTTTGGTGAAGCATCAAAGGCTATCTACTAAGGTAAGCAATTGTTCTAGCATTAGTGCTACACAGTCTCCCAGGATCTAA
- the LOC139861210 gene encoding casein kinase 1-like protein HD16: MPELRRRVRRTGGSPVIVNKRGRRSLIAANKRSEHLEGNRVKTRAAATQKELTALPVVVVVSEEVKVVKEVKVEMADGSGGLSANKVTGQEEEGNTAPFPEKVQVGGSPVYKVERKLGKGGFGQVFVGRRVSGGTERISGPGATEVALKFEHKNSKGCSYGPPYEWQVYNTLGGSHGVPKVHFKGKQGEYYVMVMDMLGPSLWDVWNSSGQTMSSEMVSCIAVEALSILDKMHARGYVHGDVKPENFLLGQPSTSQEKKLFLVDLGLATKWRETASGQHVDYDQRPDMFRGTVRYASVHAHLGRTASRRDDLESLAYTLIFLHRGRLPWQGYQGDNKSFLVCKKKMATSPEMLCCFCPASVKQFLEIVVNMKFDEEPNYSRLISLFEGLLGPNPAIRPINTDGAQKIIFQVGQKRGRLNLDEEDEGQPTKKIRMGFPATQWVSIYNARQPMKQRYHYNVADARLSQHIERGNADGLLISSVASCSNLWALIMDAGTGFTNQVYELSPFFLHKEWIMEQWEKNYYISSIAGANNGSSLVVMSKGTQYTQQSYKVSDSFPYKWINKKWREGFHVTSMATAGTRWGIVMSRNAGFSDQVVELDFLYPSEGIHRRWDNGYRITSTAATWDQTALILSVPRRKPGDETQETLRTSQFPSTHVKDKWAKNLYLACICYGRTVS, encoded by the exons ATGCCGGAGCTTCGCCGTAGAGTACGCCGTACCGGTGGTTCCCCTGTAATCGTTAATAAGAGAGGTCGTAGATCGCTGATTGCGGCGAACAAAAGATCGGAGCATTTGGAAGGTAATCGCGTGAAAACACGAGCAGCGGCGACTCAGAAGGAGTTAACAGCATTACCGGTGGTGGTGGTTGTTTCAGAAGAAGTCAAAGTAGTTAAGGAAGTCAAAGTAGAGATGGCGGATGGTAGTGGTGGTTTGAGTGCTAATAAGGTTACTGGACAGGAAGAAGAAGGGAATACTGCTCCTTTTCCTGAGAAG GTTCAAGTAGGCGGATCACCAGTATACAAGGTTGAGAGGAAATTAGGCAAAGGTGGCTTTGGTCAGGTATTTGTAGGTCGCCGTGTTTCTGGTGGAACTGAACGCATATCAGGCCCAGGGGCCACAGAG gtAGCTCTTAAGTTTGAGCACAAAAATAGCAAAGGGTGCAGTTATGGTCCTCCGTATGAATGGCAAGTTTACAA CACTTTAGGTGGTAGTCATGGTGTGCCTAAAGTACACTTTAAAGGAAAACAAGGAGAGTACTATGTGATG GTCATGGACATGCTTGGCCCTAGTTTGTGGGATGTATGGAATTCTTCAGGACAAAC GATGTCATCTGAAATGGTTTCTTGTATAGCCGTCGAGGCTTTATCAATTTTGGACAAGATGCATGCAAGAGG TTATGTGCATGGAGATGTAAAGCCAGAAAATTTTTTACTTGGTCAGCCATCAACATCTCAAGAAAAAAAGTTATTTCTTGTCGATCTGGGTCTGG CAACAAAGTGGCGAGAGACTGCCAGTGGTCAACATGTTGACTATGATCAGCGTCCTGATATGTTCAG AGGAACGGTTAGATATGCTAGTGTGCACGCACATTTAGGAAGGACTGCTAGTAGACGAGACGATCTCGAATCTCTTGCTTATACGCTTATCTTTCTTCATCGTGGCAGGTTGCCTTGGCAAGGATACCAG GGTGACAATAAATCATTTCTGGTTTGTAAGAAAAAAATGGCCACATCTCCTGAAATGTTATGTTGCTTTTGCCCTGCATCTGTAAAGCAATTTCTGGAGATAGTTGTGAATATGAAGTTCGACGAAGAACCAAACTATTCCAGATTAATTTCTTTGTTTGAGGGCCTACTAGGGCCCAATCCTGCCATAAGGCCCATAAACACTGATGGAGCTCAGAAG ATTATATTCCAAGTTGGTCAAAAACGGGGCAGATtgaatcttgatgaggaagatgaaGGACAGCCTACAAAGAAAATTCGAATGGGTTTTCCTGCAACACAGTGGGTTTCAATTTACAATGCTAGGCAACCAATGAAACAAAG GTATCATTACAATGTTGCAGATGCAAGATTGAGCCAACATATTGAGAGAGGAAATGCTGATGGTTTACTAATAAGTTCTGTTGCATCTTGTTCAAACTTGTGGGCCCTAATAATGGATGCTGGGACCGGCTTCACAAACCAAGTTTACGAGCTCTCTCCTTTCTTCCTACACAAA GAATGGATTATGGAACAATGGGAGAAGAACTATTATATTAGTTCCATTGCGGGTGCTAATAATGGCAGCTCTCTTGTAGTGATGTCAAAAG GGACCCAGTATACTCAACAATCTTACAAAGTAAGTGATTCGTTCCCTTACAAGTGGATAAACAAAAAATGGCGAGAAGGGTTTCATGTGACCTCAATGGCAACAGCAGGTACCCGATGGGGTATAGTCATGTCTCGAAATGCCGGCTTCAGTGACCAG GTTGTGGAGCTTGATTTTCTTTATCCAAGTGAGGGGATCCACAGACGGTGGGATAATGGTTATCGTATTACGTCAACAGCTGCCACGTGGGATCAAACTGCCCTTATCTTAAGTGTACCCCGACGCAAGCCTGGTGATGAAACACAGGAAACTTTACGTACATCACAGTTTCCAAGCACACATGTTAAG GATAAGTGGGCAAAAAATCTGTATCTTGCTTGCATTTGCTATGGAAGAACCGTGTCGTGA
- the LOC139863468 gene encoding putative anthocyanidin reductase has translation MRIASWYTRGLRIKSRSRMAGAFVYSFQIQLLATQESMVKVGSQPILNEFGNTVTTVSFFLTSIVPFCIRFLLSPVTGDSTLTPILPSVNSRMGSIALVLTEDICKAHLFLMEHDQAHGRYICCTDSFTLSQLVHHFSKVYLSLNSQRVVETKDESVPAEISSKKLKDLGFKYKYNLQEVIHQTVEYCIDYGLLLSSREHTKGVHCHFGA, from the coding sequence ATGAGAATCGCCTCTTGGTACACCCGAGGCCTCAGAATTAAGTCGAGAAGTCGTATGGCTGGTGCCTTTGTATATAGCTTTCAAATTCAACTTTTAGCAACTCAAGAATCCATGGTTAAAGTGGGTTCACAACCCATTCTCAATGAGTTTGGAAACACTGTGACTACTGTTTCCTTCTTTCTCACTTCGATAGTCCCATTTTGCATTCGTTTTCTTCTTTCTCCGGTAACAGGTGATTCCACACTCACACCTATATTACCATCTGTGAATTCTAGAATGGGTTCAATTGCATTAGTTCTTACCGAAGACATATGCAAAGCTCACTTGTTCCTCATGGAACATGATCAAGCACATGGAAGATACATATGTTGCACTGATAGTTTTACTTTGTCTCAATTGGTTCATCATTTTTCAAAAGTTTATCTTTCCCTTAATTCACAAAGAGTTGTAGAGACAAAAGATGAATCAGTCCCTGCTGAAATATCTTCAAAGAAGTTGAAAGATTTGGGCTTTAAGTACAAGTATAACTTGCAAGAAGTTATACATCAAACTGTTGAATATTGCATTGACTATGGTCTCTTACTTTCTTCTAGAGAACACACAAAGGGTGTACATTGCCACTTTGGTGCATAA
- the LOC139862315 gene encoding peroxidase N-like, whose amino-acid sequence MPNSSTISFAWFITILMLCLVANSQLTTNFYSNSCPNLLTIVRKQVISAVKTEMRMAASLLRLHFHDCFVNGCDASVLLDGSDGEKTALPNNNSARGFEVIDAIKSAVESSCSGVVSCADILAIVARDSVFLSGGPSWKVLLGRRDGLVANQSGANTMLPAPFESVDAITLKFQAVGLNLTDVVSLSGAHTIGQARCASFGNRLFNFSGTNSPDSTLLDPTMVTGLQNLCPVNGDVDKTTPLDWNSTDLFDNHYFQNLINGRGILESDQFLYSSDQAVSTTRSLVEIYSNNSKIFFNDFANSMIKMGNIQPLTGSAGEIRRNCRVVNS is encoded by the exons ATGCCTAATAGCTCCACCATAAG TTTTGCTTGGTTTATAACCATTTTAATGCTATGTTTGGTTGCAAATTCTCAGCTAACAACAAATTTCTACTCAAATTCATGTCCCAATCTGCTAACCATTGTACGTAAACAAGTGATAAGCGCCGTTAAAACTGAAATGAGAATGGCAGCTTCTTTGCTTCGCCTTCACTTCCACGATTGCTTTGTGAAT GGTTGTGATGCATCGGTTTTATTGGATGGAAGTGATGGAGAGAAGACTGCTTTACCGAACAATAATTCTGCGAGAGGATTTGAGGTGATTGATGCGATCAAAAGTGCCGTCGAGAGCTCATGCAGTGGAGTAGTTTCTTGTGCTGACATTTTAGCCATAGTTGCCCGTGATTCCGTTTTTTTG AGTGGAGGACCATCATGGAAGGTGTTACTAGGAAGGAGGGATGGACTTGTGGCTAACCAAAGTGGAGCTAACACAATGCTACCTGCACCGTTTGAGTCGGTTGATGCCATTACTCTCAAGTTTCAAGCCGTGGGCCTTAACCTCACAGATGTGGTGTCCCTATCAG GTGCGCATACAATCGGGCAAGCAAGGTGTGCTTCATTTGGAAACAGATTATTCAACTTCTCAGGGACAAACTCTCCCGATAGCACGTTACTGGACCCCACAATGGTAACTGGTCTTCAAAATCTATGTCCGGTTAATGGAGATGTTGATAAGACAACACCTCTCGATTGGAACTCGACCGACCTATTCGATAATCATTACTTCCAAAACTTGATTAACGGACGGGGAATATTGGAATCAGATCAATTCCTGTATTCGAGCGATCAGGCCGTTTCAACCACACGAAGTCTCGTTGAGATTTACAGTAACAATTCGAAGATTTTTTTCAATGATTTCGCAAATTCAATGATTAAAATGGGAAACATACAGCCTCTTACAGGATCAGCTGGAGAGATTAGGAGAAACTGCAGGGTTGTTAATTCATAG